ATCTGTAATTAGTTCGAATGCATTTTCATTGATAACCATAGTAGGTCAATAACAGAGCAATCGGTACTGCTGGCATAAGTATATTTTGCGGGATGCTCACTGCGTATCTTACCATTCAAGACGTAGAATCCCAGTTCGACCATACAATCGACAAAAGCGGCTCTCCTtgcatttttaattaaatcaatGGATACTCTCTCGCGCAACATGTCGGAGTTGCAATTTTACTCGTTGGTTTGGTAgtaatgaagaagaagaaggtaTGAAAGGAAGAAGACTATGTGATCATGCAGATTTTATTCGGAAAGAAATCTTCAAGTATGTCAATCAGTAATTTCATACCATTACCGAGTAGCTTTGAGACTCGAtagaatatttatacattattataacaCCTACGGTTGTATTGTATATTCATATCTGTGTGTAAAAAGTTGCAACACGGTGAATGTATGATGATCGAGAGAAACAGAGGTCAAAACAGTTCGATGACATCGCCCATTCTCAGTGCAATtcatttcaagaaaaataaacatagcTATTTCGTCGATTGATCGGAACAAGATGATCGGCACCGAGTGTTGAAAATACCAAAACCATTGGGACATGGCGATGATGTGCGGAGTGTTATACAGTTGCGGATTTATCTGTCTGATGAAATGCTTTATCAACTGCCATTAGTTGCGTATGTGCCAATTTCGTCCAGCTAAATTACCATTTACTGCATTATTAAAAGACCTCGTTGTTCTGGATTGAAACTAATCTTAAGCGGTAGAATTTGTTAAACCATTAAAATACCATTCGGTATGCTACATGTATGGTCTTGAATTTCACATATCATTGAAGCGACTGATTTACTTTTGTTGATGGTATCAGATATTGAAACGTCGGTACTCGAATAGATCACGATCCAGGCATACAAATATTCATACCTGTATGGTTTTATAGCcggtggtaaaattttttcagttgtgtgaaatttcattcgaattttcaataaaatcttACCGAATTAAACGAACGTGCTTGTTTGGGTGCATCGGATGAGCTATCTCGTACACAATTGTAATGAAGTTCATCCGTTCCAAACAAGTTTGAACATCTATTCTGAGGACATCGATCAATCGTCTCGGCTCTTTATAAGCGCAAAATCACTGTAATactaatttcaattattcaagttATCGCGGATAAAATGATCAACGGGGTCTTCGcaataagaaaatattatacgcGTATTGAGTagagaaatcaaaaataattgcatcaaatttattcttctttcaattaaataaaaatcaatgaaaatacaGTAGGTTTGAAACTGCAATAATATGACGTCGTCCATCGTAaggtatatctatatattgcgaaatcaataaaattgattttattgtaATAACCGAAATTATTGTTTCTTATGACAAGTAGAGAATACGATCTAATTATTTTGTCTTTATTTATGTTGGACACTTgcaaagttttgtttttttacatgCTCGCAGACCCGATTCGATTACTCCTCACAACCTGGCAGAGGCCATCGGTTAAACTTGAACGAGGCGAAGAGCAAATCGTCGGAGTAAACGATAATTTGATCAAATTgcgtaaataaattatgcCAGTATATTAAATGTAATTTTATCAGCGCTGATGATGCGACATTATAATTTTGGTGCGTATTAGGGCAGAGATGTCAAAGAGAAAACACTGGACTGAGGGATATGTGATagcttggaaaaaaaaaacgcagaTACAAGAACTATTGGTTGTAAGATTAGCGCTCAGGGTCTTATTGGACGTATATTCCcaaccaaaagtgagtctcggTGTTAATATTGAACACCAGATAAAAATTGAGCATTTCACGACGAGATAGAGATATATATGAAATAGAATGAATTTCACTGAAGAtttattaaacaaatttttgttcaaacaatTCACTAACAGCTTCTTagcattattgttattcaaaaCGAATTATCTTGTAGACTCGGttatgattgatttttttttttaaatttgtaccTCATCATGAAGTGTTCAATATTCTCgcttaattttacaacataaCTGAATGCATTACTGAAAGGTATAGCAAATCAGTTTCAGTGGTGATGTAGaagataattttattaataaaataagccTTCGTAGAGTGCTATTAAACCGATCTCTACCTGACTTCGAACAATTTCGAAACAAAGCATCACTGACATTTCAGTTTTCGTTGAGTTTTCGCCGGCAGCTTGGAAAATCCGCGTGACTGCCGTGTTGAATTACTTTGTGGGGCAAAAGTTTCGTAATTATGGAAGATGAAAGAATCGTTGACGATGATGAGCACTCACGGAGAAACACTTTTAATTTCGGTAAAACAGAGGAAAATCGTTCAACGTTCTACAAGGAAACCTCTatttcgtgacaaaaattgaatgacaTGTGTTCGAATTGATggctataaaaaaaaaaaaaaaatgcaatttacAATGACTTAATacactttttcctttttcctaaTCAAGTGCTGACGATTGAGGGAATGAATGCCGTAAGCTAACAGTTCGTATGAGACTCCTAGTGCTATACTAAGAGCTGTCCATATAATAGTAgtgatcaaaaaaatcaagtccATGTCTTGTCGCTGATACCAAGGATCGTCGGCTGTCGTCGAATGGAGATGAGGAGCACCTTTGTGACGTATCACGTGTTCCGTCCACCAAACCGCGTTTTCCAACGAATCGTACGGCTTGTCTTTCACCAAGTCCCGCAATTTCCGCATGCTTCGCTTGTAGCTGGAAACAATCGGTATAATTAAAGTCACAGTTCGATTGCGAATTTCGAGTTTGGATGCAAAGTGTGCTTTGTTTCACGTACCTGTCATCGCGCACGATGGATTGTATCGCTTCCACTAGGTCGAATCGGTCGACGCTGGAGATGTCCAGCTTCTTACCGACTCCAAGAGAGACAATCTTGTCGATATTTGGTATTTGATCACCGAGAACTGGTAATCCGATCACAGGAACAGCATGAAAAATCGCCTCCTCTGTACTCTGAAGTCCTCCTTGGTATATGAAAACTTTGATGTTGGGATGCGCTGAAAAGACATCGTGTTCGGATATTATACGAATGTTTCAGATATCGTGAAGTTGCGTCGTCTCATTGAAATGAGGTATTCCAGTAGCACTTGCACCCTTTGTCTTCTCTCGTGCACTGCATTTACAGAAAGTAATGAAGATTAAGGGGATCACTGTGAGTCAGTTCCGATTAGTGACAAAAAGTATATTTCGTCTCGTCGTAATAACTCGATGAAAGCGAAACCTGTCCGGTTGAatgtcttttttcttcttcgcttACACACCCCGACATTATACAAAATCCAACTAACGATCAAGCTGTATTATTATGACTAAGGGTCAGTTACGAATTTTGCAGAATAATGATACTTCATGGTTGCATCTGACTGACTGACCAGAAATGAATTTCTAAAACCGCAAGCTATTATTTAGAAACGGAGTTCTCTTGAGTGGTACATATGTCCTGTTACGTGGGGCGTAAGATTCAGTTTGTCATCatcattttttgttcctcggaatatttttcaaagttaacTGACACTGGTATCCTAAGAAAGAAATGTTAAATAATGCACAATTACCCAGGACTGACTGTTGTGGAATCCATTTCATGGTATGGACGTTGTCCGGCTGACCCGGAAGAAGGTCGTCTTCATATTTCCAAATAACGGTGTAGGGCATTTCCGAAAACGCAGCAATAAATTCGCCCCGCATTTCGTTACTTAACGAAGCACTTTTGGTGTTTGTTCCAAGGCTCATGTATACGAAGCCTTGGGTTGCTTCGTCCAAAATCATCCGAAGGTCCTGCGTACAAAATGAGCCAAGATTGCGTGACTATGCTTCGCCAAATACTAATCAACGGAAAATGCCCAACGACGGAAATATTTCGGCCACAATACCTTTGATAGAGGCTCGAGCCGATCCGAAATGTGCAATCCACCAATATCGATTATCTTGGGAACATTCGGACGGACGTATGAAATTGGTGCCTGTTGGTTGGCGAAAACCaaactgacatttttttccaagtcaCAAAGATCCGGAATATcgtttccaaaatattttctcgCAATTTCCTGCTGCATCTGCATGTACGTTGTTCTGTAGTGAAACAGAAATCTCCACGTCTGTACAAAGTTGCATAGTCTTTGCCAAAATGTCAACTTTTCCAAGCCTATTCCTCTGCCGTTCGAATATGGCGGCTGAGAAGGCATTATAGGATTGCCAAACTGATAGTGCACTTGGTTAGTCGGACTCAGTGACGTAATTCCTTCATGGATGGTAAGATACAGTTTgtcaattgaaattattaGAGCCCGTGGACAATTATTCTTGTATTGTAGAAAGTACACTCgcaggaaaaaattatcttatGGTTCATTACCTTACGGTTCAATTATGATGCCAATAATAACTTGATAATGTAACTCGAGATTAGCATGAATTCTATTGTATATGGAACctgtatgtattttttaatatgaTAAGTCATTCTTGGTGGGTCAATTGTAGCATTATCAAAGTATGAGAAACAATACTTTTAATTCCAGTAACCATATGTGGAGTGTTTTCAAAGAGTGAGGTTGATATAGTCGTTGGAGCATGCAACCggtaattgaaaatacgtttttcATTGTCTGTCGATTGACAATGATGGTGTATCACATATGTAGTGAAATTGGGCGTTATAAAGAAACATAagactttcttttttctggCTACACTTACCCAACTGCAACGGTCATTTTATACTGAATGTGTAGCTCAGGCTACTGTAtcgtgtataaaaatgaagttATTGTTAAACAAATTACAAGTTTAGTGGACTggtatatatagatacaccTACTATACGCATCTGCCACCTTGCGGAAATAATATTATGGTAATCTATACTGTAGTGCCATAGTTACTTTTGACAGTTACAGGAGTCACCTCCGGTAACTcagttttataattaaaagatGAACAATTCGATTGTATTTTTCAAGAGTGTACAAAAATCATTCGGATGAAATAGAATGCAGTGGCAATGATTGAACATGCATGGTTGAGACATTATCATCCATAAACAATCATCGAGAATTTGGGAAAATATAAACGccgaaaaaatttgttaacgTGCTAATCCGAAAATAACTTGCCTATGACTGGAATTTCGAATCGCTTAGCAAGAAGCAGAAGAGCAGGCCATCGAATTGTCTCAAATAGTAACAAATCAAACGTTTCTCCACTTTCCGGTTCGTACAATTTCTGCAGTTCTGGATGGCTGAGGATGCCTTCAGTTATCATCAAAAATTTCGGTGTTGATTTCATGACAAAGTCCCACCACGTGTACTTTTTTACAACAGATATCCAATCCAATCTGAGGTGTTCATACACGAAGCTCACATCTATCTCCGTGTAGTTCTTCAGGGTTGGGTCGTTGATCGGGTTAGGAGTGACTACAACGAGCTCGTGACCTCGCTCCCTCAACGCCAGCGTCAATCCTCGAAATGCAATTTGATGACTGAACGAAGGAAACGGAAATATGCCGAGTATCCTTGCGGCGCATCCCGGATGTAAAACACCCACGATCGCAATCAGAGTAGCCGTTATAAAATGCCGCGACATCTCAGTCCACTCGCAGTATTATCGGCCCGGCAATGTACTAGTTCGATTCGAATCACGAAGCCCGTTATTGCAGCTATTGCTTCGGAAGTTCCTAGTCCCGGTTACAAGGTGCATCAGAACGACAGGCCGATTGAAAAAAACGATATCCTCTCGTACACCGCAGTTTATATGTGGAATACTAACCGTCGCGCTTTATATACGACACTTTTGTGGCCGAGCATATCAAGACGTCACCTTTGCAATCCAAATATTCTTCGCCAGCTGTGCAAGTAGCAAGCGTGCAGTCCAACAGTGAAGACGATGGAGTCGAAGGAAATTTTTGGCACAGTACGTAATACGGGTTATTCGCGGACGTAACATAAACTTCATCCGAGTCCAAACAACTGAGAAAACATGCATTACTGTGTGATGCGTAAATGTTGTTTCATGCTTTCGACAAGTATGTACATCCACACGAGTTCTCACGTAAATTCCGGTACtacaaaaatgaacaaaaaaatcttGCTTTAGAAAAATAGTGAAACATTTTTGGAAAGGTCGGTCGAGAATCATGATTAGTGATTTCGTGAGAAACATGATTTGTTCAAGATAACAAAATGATGCTGTTCATCGCTTACTGCTTAGGCTGCTGTCGTTATTTGGTAATAAAATCGAAATCGCATCCTACTGATCACTGACATTCAGGGACATTGATGCGTTAAGTAATACTGCCACAAAATATTACTCCCAACGAATTCCTTATTGTTACATCTCCGCTGTGTAAATCAATACGCTTTTTGCTTTCTGCTGACCAACACCTGTGAACACTTGAGTAATCGCATATTGTGGACTAAAAAGTTATATAATACAGCTAGTATTATATACAAAGTCGTAAAAAATTCAGcagaaatggagaaaatcaAGTCCATGTCTTGTCGCTGATACCAAGGATCATCGGCGGTATCACGTGTTCCGTCGACGAAACCGCGTTCTCCAACAAATCGTACCGCTTGTCTCTTAGCAAATCCCGTAACTTCATCATTCATTGTTCATAGTTGGAAATATAGTGTAATCAATATACACACGATTATTTGGTTACCTCATAAATGACCAATTTTCAATAGCCTAAAATGTATGTCATACATACCTGCCATCATGGACAACGGAGTATAACGCGTGAAGTAAATCGTCGTTGTTAAAAGTGagaattttcaactttttccaACGCCTAAGGACACCATTTTATCGATTATTGTATCCTGATTATGAAAAAACCGCTAAGCTGATCAAAGGAACAACGTAAGAAATCGCCTCTTGTTACATTTCTTTAGACTCATTGCTGATAGGCACGGGTGTGATTCGCGCGTGAGACATCGAATGCTGTGGAACTGTGGTTCCTCGGTATTCTACATTATCAATTCCACGCTTCGTTGGTACGCAGAGTCAGATTGTGAGATTATTTTGGTAACATGAGGGTTAAATACAATTtgtaattctgaaaaattgtaatcaatTCCAGAAAAACCGTTCAAGTTGTGAATTCGAGACTTAACGCGCAAACGCACGCACGTCTCGCAAAACTTTCAAAagctttgatttttcaaattgctgAGCCAAGTTCACATACACGCATTTTTGTGTGAAATATGATTATTTGTCAGGCAAATTAAATTCTTCAAGTATGTTGCATAGAATAGCACAGTTCAGGTATCAAAGgtcataaaaaatttgcaaaaatgaTGGATCAATTATATTCAATCATCCATTTCGCATACACATTATCACCGTTGTAATACATCTGTTGTGACATTTACATGGAACGAGTCAATATGCTTTGTGCTTTTTGCGGTCGGGCAACCGATGTTTAAGCACACGAATACTGCGAACCATCAACTTATGTAATACAACTAATGTTATACTGAAAGCTATCAAAATCACagttgaaataatgaaaatcaagTCCATGTCTTGCCGCTGATACCAGGGATCGTCGGCTGTCGTAGAGTGCAGATAAGGGGCACCCTTGTGACGTATCACGTGTTCCGTCCACCAAATCGCGTTCTCCAACGAATCGTACGGCTTATCTTTCAGCAAGTCACGCAAATTCAGCATACGTTGCTTGTAGCTGAAAATGATGAGCGTTATCAGAATTGATGCAACTATTTGGCAACTTGACGAATTTGTAATTTCTATCCGAGAATGTGTCATACATACCTGCTGTCCTGTACAACTGAGTGTATCGCTTCGAGTAAATCTGCCCTGTTCAGAGTAAGGATTTCCAACTTTTTCCCAACTCCTAAAGACACCATTTTCTCCACCATCATGTCCTGGTCAGCAAATACTGGTAACCCGATAACGGGAACGATGTGAGAAATCGCTTCCTCTGTACTTTGTAGACCTCCTTGGTATATGAAAGCTTTTATATTCGGATGCGCTAAACAGGAAATGTAACCAGGTGTTGAACTAATTTTTACGATGGTATGGATCgtatagtataataattacagtgatacgtttttttttaatgcaatgGGATTGCGCTTCGTAATGAAAATGGAGTTCACTGGGACTCATTTGAGTTCCGTCTCACAAGCATAAAAAATAACGGTGTCATTACGTAGGAAGTTGTTTGTAAGATCGTTTAATCATTAtgctaacaaaaaaaaaaaatagcaattCAAATGAGGGATTAGATTCGAAGTGGGGTTGAATCAGGAATAGTGGCGATATACGACACGTTCAAACgtcgaaaaaatgtaaaaaatgttttcaatgaAATCGAATATTGAGCAAAACCTTGTCGTCGTCACCTAAAATAGACTGCTGCGGGGTCCACTTCATGATTATCACGTTCTCTGGCAGGCCGGGAAGAAACTCATCCTCGTATTTCCAGATAACGGTGTAgggcaattttgaaaatgttgcGATGAATTCATCTCGTATTTCATTACTCAACATGGAACTTTTGACATTTGATCCAAGGCTCATGTATATGAAACCTTGCGTGGCTTTGTCTAAGGTCCTCTGAAGATCCTAcgtcaaaaaataaatcaagattGTAGTACATTTTCTTTCTATGCATCAAGCACCTACTAAAGTTTTCTAAAACTGTGAATGTCTTGTTATTCATACCTTCGAGAGAGGTTTCACCTGCTTCGAGACGTGGAATCCACCAATTTCAATAATCCTGGGAGTATTAGGTCTGAGGTATGAAATGGGCGCTTGCTGATTAACGAAAATCAAGCTGATGTTTTTTTCAAGATCTCGGAGATCAGGTACATCATTTCCAAAATATTTCCATGCTACCTCCTGTTGCGTCGAAATGATAGCGCTTTGGTAATGGTACAGATATCTCCATATCCTCACGAAATTCTTTAGTCTTTGCCACAGCGTCAACTCTCCCAGCACAGCCTTCCCAGCGTCCCAGTGTGACGGATGAGAGGACAGTACTGGATTACCAATTGCGTAATGAATATTGGTAGTCAACCCCAGAGACGTTAGACCTTAACAACGTGTTAAAGACTGTCTTAAAATGCAATTTAATTACCGTAATTACCGTACATGATAgacaaaaattgttgaaacgtTGCAGGTACATCAGTAACATCAGTTACAAGATATTGTACAACCAGAGATGTCGTGCATAAGGTTCAACTGATTTATGACGTTCACCATAGGGAACATTTCGTGCtaacattttttattgcaaaacaTTTTCAGCCTGAAATTGTCACCTCTCTCAAGTTAATCCCTCTATCAAATCATCAATTGCGAAGTGCTTGAATAATTTCTGTtcgcaataaaaaataacttgcCTATAACTGGAACGTCAAATCGTTTACCGAGTGGTAAAAATACAGGCCAATAAAACGCCTCGATAATTAGTAGGTCAAACTTTTCCCCACTATCCGGTGCGTAGAGGTTCCTGAGTTCTGGTAGGTTGAGGATGCGATCAGCCTGCGACTTGAACGCGGGAGTCCAATTGGCAACTACGTCGAACCAGGTTTCGTGTTCCCGGTTAGTAACCCAATCCACATGTTGAATAAAGTCCTTGTATAGAAAGTTGATGCTTATCTCGGTGTAGTTTTTCAAGGCCGGGTCGTCGACTGGGTCCGTCGTTACGACGACAAGCTCGTGGCCTCGCTCCCTCAGAGCCATTGTCAGCCCACGAAACACGATTTGATGGCTGATCGAACTCGATGGACATATGGCCAGGATCCTTGATGCCCATACATGATGTAAAACAGCCACGACCAGCACCGACGCGACTGATATCAAATGTTTCGTCATAGTGTTCGTACTTCCGTACTTCCAGCACCTCGCACCACAGACTGAGTTCCGAAGAACGAAGCTCACTATTAATGTACTACATGCTACCGGGGATACGGCACCCTGTCACTTGAATCCGCTATTCCCGAGCGTGCAAGACGGCATACATTTAAGATATTTCCGTCTGACTGTATGCGAGTGGAACGAGCGTTTCTTATACTTTGCTAAACACGACACAGTCTTACGGACAAAGAGGCAAATCTAATTTCccacacaattttttataccaatcGCTGCTGGGCACGTGTGATCTACGCGTCAGGCAGCGTATCCGGAAAAACTGGTATTCCTCAGTAATGAATAGAATAATTCATTGGCATTCACTGTCAGATTGTTAGAGTATAACTATACGATTACCGATCTAagtttttttccctttcttttcAACATAGCCTTACCCTGACCACGGAGTCCTATTAGCATTATGACTTACAGCATCGATAATGCGTCTAATATTAATagttgaattataatttcaatgtCAACGCCGTCCAGGtgattgtggaaaaaaaatagggAAAATCCTGTGCCACAACAcagttccatttttttttcctatcacTTGTATCGTTCTAAATTCGAcagtgagtgaaaaaaaattgttctgcATTCCGTGCCGGTACTTTGACGTGATTTGTGGCTATCATTTACCACATCCATGACTTGAAGCATCGCGTTTTTTACCGTcggttttatttcttcaatctCTTACATAATATGTCAAGGGTATTGAAAGGCGCGCATGACACACACGTGTGACGGTACCAGAATCAAACGAATCAGTTGATGCTAAATATTGAACAACGTTGTATTTCGAATCAGTCTAGTTTGATGGCTCCACACTGATATGATTTCAGTTACATAATGAACGGAGTCTTCAGACTCCAGTACTTGAGGATCCTTCGCCACGTCGGAAAAATATTCGACGCTCACAAATCGACGGAATTTTTGCGATAATAAGGTGGGGCTCAAAATCCCGAAAGACCAAAAAGTGAACTGGTCGACAAAGACAAAATTTTCGTGATACGAATTTCAAAACAACGAACGATCAGCGTACCCAAGTAACTGTTTTCCCAAAAGTTCATTTAACCAAACGCTCTATTAtccgaaaaagtattttcagaacAGTCGGCATTCCGAATGACCAAGGCCCAGAATGTGGATAAAGAGAAATATGAAAGTTCCGGAATCAAAAATTGAGACCGGCTGATGCTTCGAATAGCCGCCCGAAAAACCCAAAAAATTAGCTGTCGACAATCAAAGTTCCGACCTTTCGACTCTTTGGTCAGTCGTTATTGATATCCTGGGTCTTCACTGTGAATCGATGAGCGtgtggatgaaaaatattatttaaaatattgcGAAGAGCAATACTATAGCAAAGAAGTGTACAAGGCCATCGCGATTTCTTGTCGCATCTATAATTGGAATCGTATTATGTGTTATAAAAACTTCCTCATTCGCTCATTATTATttgatggatgaaaaaatccTACATTCATCTCTCGGTACTCATTCTTCAAGTGGAGAACAAAGAgatgatttgaatttctgcTCAGAAAACTACCCAAGTGAAGCTTTTCGATTGACTCCAATTGCagcaagagaaaaaaaagtgtttgcCCGTGAAATTCATTCCATGGAAAACGAACGTCTCGTTTGCGGAAACACCGTTCGTCGATTATTTGATTGACATTAATTTGATACACCGGAACATTAGCAATTGTAGAAATGACCAGAAATAGCCCAAGCCCTCAGCTGGTGTTCAATTATACTGAAATCATATGAGTTAATGTAGTTGGGTaataatttcggaaatttttcattcacgtGAGTGTTAATTATACAATTCTTTTAgtaatttcaaatgatttacCGTTTAGTtaccgagtttttttttttttttatttcaaagctGAGCTGTTTTATATTGTGTAGATAGGAAGTGGGATATAAAAACTGATTGTTTCGAGTTGGCTGTCTTATAATAAAATGTTTATAGGATGGtaagaaatattgaataagGTAAAATGGATATTTATGAACaatacaacaaatttttgcTAATTTTCTCAGTCATTTAATAGTTAAAAAcgtgatataaaaaaagagaaatccAATTCTACATTTGGCAACGTCGCAAGTATGCACATTACGCCCTGTActcaaattattacttttctgctgtttttttttttttttgtctttccaTTGCGAATTTCCCCTTAAATCGTAACTGATCCGACACtttgatttacaaaaatatggaTTACAGCGAGGTAAACGTCGAAGGTTCGACCagactgcaaaaaaaaaaaagaaaatcacgcGACGTTGccaaatttattttcggaTTATACGTGAAATATAGTTCTCACGATTACCCGTCGGATGGCGCTACCGTCGCTAACCAACTACCTTAAAGAATGAGAAGTATGGAGAACTCGAGGTATTCAGAGTATATAGATAGAATATGTATCCACCTTGCGGTGTGTTTATAATTCACTTTGTCTACCGGGGGGGGCAAAGTTTGCATAAGTAAGCCGAGGAGCCccgggaaaaaagaaacacgttgACGAATTGCTACACCGGCAATTTGTCCGGTTAAACCCTGCAGGTTTCTGGTTTCTCGCTAAACTTTTTACCCCCGTCAGATGCTGTCGAGTTACTGAAGGACCTTGTATGCGCGACTTgtaatttacctttttttttttttttttcttcaactgtatttttattcatcttattttacttttaccgTGTAATATCGATCGTATTACAAAACAGGGAAACCTTTCTCTGCACGCTGCTCTGCGGCGGAGAAAATGAAGAGCGTTGAACCATCGTCAACCATTTTTTCGAACGGTACCCAATCGAATAccatttgcaaattttgattttttcgacattttgccTTCTCCCTTCAATTGTTTCAACAGTTCATTTCAGACCCGAGGCAAATTTGCTTAACCTTTTTTatcttgttctttttttttctagattcTACCCCGACACGGAATTTCCAGACCATCCAAAACCAGGCCCGTGGGAAAAAATCCTGAGGATTTTCCGAGGTCGAAAATGAGGTTTGTAAGATTTGATCAAGGATTACGCGTTCCGAATAAGTTCGTTTCAATTTCGTACAGGTACCAACGCACTATGCCGTCTCTCCTCTACCTTTCTTCTCCGtccttcgttttttctttttctttccttgagtttttttttttttttttttcccctcgtcTCCTCCCTTTCCACCCTTGATTCCCAGCATCGCCTTCTATCTCGTACTCGCATTTTCGGATCTAAACCCAAATACATCCAACTTCTTTCCCTCGGGGTTACCTAGCGTCTAACCGGCATCCGTTCGATAGATGAAAAAGCGTTTTATCCCATCCGCGAAAAAAGTACAACGACGCCGGTGCCTTTACCTTGTGTGCTAATATAAGAACGCGACTTAAGATTAATATCAGATATTC
This region of Neodiprion virginianus isolate iyNeoVirg1 chromosome 7, iyNeoVirg1.1, whole genome shotgun sequence genomic DNA includes:
- the LOC124309474 gene encoding uncharacterized protein LOC124309474, whose protein sequence is MTKHLISVASVLVVAVLHHVWASRILAICPSSSISHQIVFRGLTMALRERGHELVVVTTDPVDDPALKNYTEISINFLYKDFIQHVDWVTNREHETWFDVVANWTPAFKSQADRILNLPELRNLYAPDSGEKFDLLIIEAFYWPVFLPLGKRFDVPVIGLTSLGLTTNIHYAIGNPVLSSHPSHWDAGKAVLGELTLWQRLKNFVRIWRYLYHYQSAIISTQQEVAWKYFGNDVPDLRDLEKNISLIFVNQQAPISYLRPNTPRIIEIGGFHVSKQVKPLSKDLQRTLDKATQGFIYMSLGSNVKSSMLSNEIRDEFIATFSKLPYTVIWKYEDEFLPGLPENVIIMKWTPQQSILAHPNIKAFIYQGGLQSTEEAISHIVPVIGLPVFADQDMMVEKMVSLGVGKKLEILTLNRADLLEAIHSVVQDSSYKQRMLNLRDLLKDKPYDSLENAIWWTEHVIRHKGAPYLHSTTADDPWYQRQDMDLIFIISTVILIAFSITLVVLHKLMVRSIRVLKHRLPDRKKHKAYCHQIAFRGLTLALRERGHELVVVTPNPINDPTLKNYTEIDVSFVYEHLRLDWISVVKKYTWWDFVMKSTPKFLMITEGILSHPELQKLYEPESGETFDLLLFETIRWPALLLLAKRFEIPVIGITSLSPTNQVHYQFGNPIMPSQPPYSNGRGIGLEKLTFWQRLCNFVQTWRFLFHYRTTYMQMQQEIARKYFGNDIPDLCDLEKNVSLVFANQQAPISYVRPNVPKIIDIGGLHISDRLEPLSKDLRMILDEATQGFVYMSLGTNTKSASLSNEMRGEFIAAFSEMPYTVIWKYEDDLLPGQPDNVHTMKWIPQQSVLAHPNIKVFIYQGGLQSTEEAIFHAVPVIGLPVLGDQIPNIDKIVSLGVGKKLDISSVDRFDLVEAIQSIVRDDSYKRSMRKLRDLVKDKPYDSLENAVWWTEHVIRHKGAPHLHSTTADDPWYQRQDMDLIFLITTIIWTALSIALGVSYELLAYGIHSLNRQHLIRKKEKVY